The following coding sequences lie in one Cannabis sativa cultivar Pink pepper isolate KNU-18-1 chromosome 5, ASM2916894v1, whole genome shotgun sequence genomic window:
- the LOC115696975 gene encoding uncharacterized protein LOC115696975, which produces MSFIVILLMRYLIIVYCFCFSCFGFSFFTVLFKLHLCCLNQGKSSDELVTQDSDDDDDVEDDEKELTDPENIDSNSDDGDELVKDGGDADDTDKVVNDVPPSDVNPSEVVGGSDERAKDVEKPKGNDSGLKGDDFFDGLSQLEIDDDQVVLASLEAVRKIHVPQSNPDVVGQKSAALHTDEETEDTVSDTPLLDKRKRAPALKSPFVDFGSADVGSTPMEVMSSGSQSIGNDRDFKMVTYVKGLYALNDSFADPVSPEIKAKFDAWIGQGLLKHPRHYNCYIDCAKKFSSGFRLAVDYVEDKT; this is translated from the exons ATGTCATTCATCGTCATCCTTCTGATGAGGTATTTAATCATAGTTTATTGTTTCTGTTTTTCATGCTTTGGTtttagtttctttactgttttatttaAGTTGCATTTGTGTTGTTTGAATCAGGGAAAGTCATCTGATGAATTAGTAACtcaagattctgatgatgatgatgatgttgagGATGATGAGAAGGAACTGACTGATCCTGAAAATATTGATTCCAACTCCGATGATGGtgatgagttggttaaagatggTGGTGATGCTGATGATACTGATAAGGTTGTTAATGATGTTCCTCCTTCTGATGTGAATCCATCTGAGGTTGTTGGAGGCAGTGATGAAAGGGCTAAGGATGTTGAGAAGCCAAAGGGCAATGATTCTGGATTAAAGGGGGACGATTTTTTTGATGGGTTAAGCCAGCTTGAAATTGATGATGATCAAGTTGTGTTGGCTAGCTTGGAGGCTGTTCGTAAAATTCAT gtCCCACAATCCAATCCAGATGTTGTTGGTCAAAAGTCAGCTGCCCTTCATACTGATGAAGAAACTGAGGACACTGTCTCTGATACACCTCTGTTGGATAAGAGGAAGCGTGCTCCGGCCTTGAAATCTCCTTTTGTTGATTTCGGGTCGGCTGATGTGGGGAGCACTCCAATGGAGGTAATGTCCTCAGGTTCTCAATCAATTGGGAATGATAGGGATTTTAAAATGGTTACTTATGTGAAGGGCCTTTATGCTCTTAATGATTCATTTGCTGATCCCGTATCTCCTGAGATTAAGGCAAAGTTTGACGCGTGGATTGGTCAAGGCTTGCTTAAACATCCTAG GCATTACAATTGTTATATTGATTGTGCGAAGAAATTTTCCTCGGGTTTTAGGTTAGCTGTTGATTATGTGGAGGATAAAACATGA
- the LOC115716538 gene encoding phytochrome-interacting ankyrin-repeat protein 2 translates to MVEDQDQISALRRSLSRRRSFRSEVDRDDRGWTLLHVGARKGDIKQVKRLLDNGMDVNVPTWGPKSKGATPLHLAAEGGHLSVMDELLERGANIDARTKGACGWTPLHNAAKERRRAAVKFLVENGAFLPPDINDCRFNPPLHYCPGLDWAYEELERLQQESLSSGETSSSSEG, encoded by the exons ATGGTTGAAGATCAGGATCAGATTAGTGCTTTGCGACGAAGTTTGTCTAGGAGGCGCTCGTTTCGATCTGAGGTCGACAGGGATGATAGAGGTTGGACTTTGCTTCATGTTGGGGCGCGTAAAGGGGATATTAAACAG GTAAAGCGTCTTCTTGATAATGGAATGGACGTGAATGTGCCAACTTGGGGCCCCAAATCGAAAGGGGCAACTCCTCTCCATTTGGCTGCCGAGGGTGGCCACCTTTCAGTTATGGACGAACTACTTGAGCGTGGAGCAAATATTGATGCTAGAACTAAGGGTGCCTGTGGAT GGACTCCACTTCACAATGCAGCCAAAGAACGGAGGAGAGCAGCGGTGAAGTTTTTAGTTGAGAATGGAGCATTCTTACCACCCGATATTAATGATTGCAGGTTCAACCCCCCACTTCATTATTGTCCCGGCCTTGACTGGGCATATGAGGAGTTGGAACGTCTACAACAAGAGAGCTTGTCTTCTGGGGAAACTTCTTCCAGCTCTGAAGGCTAA